One genomic window of Boudabousia tangfeifanii includes the following:
- a CDS encoding adenylate kinase: MRPKNVEQILASKRILLIGVTGAGKSTGAAELAQILNCPYIDFDVDIRWAPASEAKWTVREIAQQEHLADQLLSQSEWVMAGYSQVLSHKVIPRTDLVIILDYSPLVTFGRLLKRSLQRLWDQEEICNGNVETLRQLFSTDSILLWWFRTVRRKRRFYRQAIDDPNFPVAIHLTDPRQFEALKEGWLKQLRQTREE; this comes from the coding sequence TTGCGGCCCAAAAATGTGGAACAGATTCTGGCATCTAAACGTATTTTGTTAATCGGGGTAACGGGGGCTGGAAAAAGTACCGGAGCTGCAGAGCTAGCGCAGATTCTTAACTGTCCGTATATTGATTTTGACGTTGACATTCGTTGGGCACCAGCTAGTGAAGCAAAATGGACCGTACGGGAGATCGCACAACAGGAACACTTAGCAGATCAGTTGCTGAGTCAATCTGAATGGGTAATGGCTGGATACTCCCAGGTGCTGAGTCATAAAGTAATCCCGCGAACGGATCTAGTCATTATCTTAGATTATTCTCCGTTGGTAACATTTGGACGCCTGCTTAAAAGAAGCCTACAGCGGCTTTGGGATCAGGAAGAAATCTGTAACGGAAACGTAGAAACTTTAAGACAGTTGTTTTCTACCGATTCAATCCTCTTGTGGTGGTTTCGGACCGTTCGTCGTAAACGTCGCTTTTATCGTCAGGCCATCGATGACCCTAATTTTCCCGTGGCGATTCACTTAACCGACCCACGACAGTTTGAAGCGTTAAAAGAGGGTTGGTTAAAACAGCTGCGCCAAACTCGAGAGGAATGA